The Punica granatum isolate Tunisia-2019 chromosome 4, ASM765513v2, whole genome shotgun sequence genome has a window encoding:
- the LOC116203342 gene encoding laccase-14-like, whose translation MNFTVKMRSLVDEDHPNDVPMNVTTKMFITVSVSQLLENTSNGIRMSSGLNNMSWVNPSIDVLTAYYMNQRGFYTMDFPDDPPTFFDFTGLPPEYNTSASDRGTRLKVLNVEIFFQGTNVLNAPIDHPMHLHGYCFYVVGEGRGN comes from the exons ATGAACTTCACGGTGAAGATGCGAAGCCTGGTAGACGAAGATCACCCAAATGATGTCCCCATGAACGTCACGACCAAAATGTTCATAACAGTTTCGGTTAGCCAACTCTTGGAAAACACCAGCAACGGTATCAGAATGTCCTCTGGCTTGAACAATATGAGCTGGGTAAACCCAAGCATAGATGTTCTTACGGCCTATTACAT GAATCAGCGTGGTTTCTACACCATGGACTTCCCAGATGATCCGCCTACATTCTTCGACTTCACCGGTTTGCCTCCAGAATACAACACGAGTGCATCGGACCGTGGGACCAGGCTGAAGGTGTTGAACGTCGAAATATTCTTCCAGGGAACAAATGTGCTTAATGCGCCCATAGACCACCCGATGCACTTGCACGGCTACTGCTTCTATGTGGTTGGGGAAGGAAGAGGAAACTAA
- the LOC116206031 gene encoding queuine tRNA-ribosyltransferase catalytic subunit 1-like isoform X2, with protein sequence MALRFEVLGRFNRARAAQLTLPHFVCQTPLFMPVGTQGTIKGLTNDQLEEIGCQIILGNTYHLALRPTSELLDELGGLHSFMKWPRALLTDSGGFQMVSLLHLADITEKGVTFQSPIDGKPMLLTPEESIQIQNRVGADIIMALDDVVKTTITGPRIEEAMYRTLRWIDRCVAAHKRPNEQNLFGIVQGGLDPVLRDICVRGLVERNLPGYAIGGLSGGEDKDSFWRVVAQCTAALPEDKPRYVMGVGYPLDIVVCSALGADMYDCVYPTRTARFGTALVPEGVLKLKHQAMADDTRPIDPSCSCMVCKNFSRAYIHCLVTKDAMGSQLLSYHNLYYMMKLSRDLHSSIVHEKFPEFVCKFLQKMFPKGDVPEWVCNAMEVAGIDISSCCYPISSSYDLNSYEQVRQD encoded by the exons ATGGCTCTCCGTTTCGAG GTTCTCGGACGGTTTAATCGTGCTCGTGCAGCTCAACTGACGCTCCCGCACTTTGTGTGCCAGACCCCTCTCTTTATGCCTGTAGGAACGCAAG GGACAATAAAAGGGTTGACGAATGACCAACTTGAGGAGATTGGTTGCCAGATCATACTTGGGAATACATATCATTTGGCGCTTCGTCCTACGTCTGAGCTTCTAGATGAACTGGGCGGTCTTCACAGCTTTATGAAATGGCCCAGGGCGCTACTCACTGATTCTGGCGGATTTCAAATG GTATCATTGTTGCACTTAGCTGATATCACGGAAAAGGGCGTAACCTTTCAG TCACCTATTGATGGAAAGCCAATGCTCCTAACGCCAGAGGAATCGATTCAAATTCAA AATAGAGTTGGAGCGGATATAATAATGGCTCTCGATGACGTTGTGAAAACCACGATTACTGGTCCAAGAATTGAGGAGGCCATGTATCGCACTCTTAGGTGGATTGATAGATGTGTAGCAG CTCATAAAAGACCAAACGAGCAGAATTTGTTTGGAATAGTGCAAGGCGGTTTAGATCCTGTTCTAAG AGATATTTGTGTCAGAGGCTTGGTGGAGCGGAATTTACCAGG CTATGCTATTGGTGGTCTTTCAGGCGGTGAGGACAAAGATTCGTTTTGGCGTGTTGTTGCTCAGTGCACTGCTGCATTGCCCGAAGATAAACCGCGATACGTTATG GGTGTCGGTTATCCCCTCGATATTGTTGTCTGCAGTGCACTGGGGGCTGACATGTACGACTGTGTTTATCCTACTCGTACTGCTCGCTTTGGCACAGCTCTTGTACCTGAG GGGGTTCTAAAGCTGAAGCATCAAGCCATGGCCGACGATACTCGGCCTATAGATCCTTCATGTAGTTGCATG GTCTGTAAGAATTTCTCCCGGGCTTACATCCATTGCTTGGTTACGAAAGATGCCATGGGATCTCAGCTTTTATCATACCACAATTTGTATTACATGATGAAG CTTAGCCGGGATCTGCACTCATCCATTGTCCACGAAAAGTTCCCAGA ATTTGTATGCAAGTTTCTGCAGAAAATG TTTCCCAAGGGCGATGTTCCAGAATGGGTCTGCAATGCGATGGAAGTTGCCGGGATTGATATATCTTCATGCTGTTACCCAATTTCCTCTTCCTACGACTTGAATTCATATGAGCAGGTACGGCAAGATTGA
- the LOC116206031 gene encoding queuine tRNA-ribosyltransferase catalytic subunit 1-like isoform X1, which translates to MALRFEVLGRFNRARAAQLTLPHFVCQTPLFMPVGTQGTIKGLTNDQLEEIGCQIILGNTYHLALRPTSELLDELGGLHSFMKWPRALLTDSGGFQMVSLLHLADITEKGVTFQSPIDGKPMLLTPEESIQIQNRVGADIIMALDDVVKTTITGPRIEEAMYRTLRWIDRCVAAHKRPNEQNLFGIVQGGLDPVLRDICVRGLVERNLPGYAIGGLSGGEDKDSFWRVVAQCTAALPEDKPRYVMGVGYPLDIVVCSALGADMYDCVYPTRTARFGTALVPEGVLKLKHQAMADDTRPIDPSCSCMVCKNFSRAYIHCLVTKDAMGSQLLSYHNLYYMMKLSRDLHSSIVHEKFPEFVCKFLQKMVLGKKFSPLPRSLPIVFVAYEFVVSRQINLCFFLYSAVSQGRCSRMGLQCDGSCRD; encoded by the exons ATGGCTCTCCGTTTCGAG GTTCTCGGACGGTTTAATCGTGCTCGTGCAGCTCAACTGACGCTCCCGCACTTTGTGTGCCAGACCCCTCTCTTTATGCCTGTAGGAACGCAAG GGACAATAAAAGGGTTGACGAATGACCAACTTGAGGAGATTGGTTGCCAGATCATACTTGGGAATACATATCATTTGGCGCTTCGTCCTACGTCTGAGCTTCTAGATGAACTGGGCGGTCTTCACAGCTTTATGAAATGGCCCAGGGCGCTACTCACTGATTCTGGCGGATTTCAAATG GTATCATTGTTGCACTTAGCTGATATCACGGAAAAGGGCGTAACCTTTCAG TCACCTATTGATGGAAAGCCAATGCTCCTAACGCCAGAGGAATCGATTCAAATTCAA AATAGAGTTGGAGCGGATATAATAATGGCTCTCGATGACGTTGTGAAAACCACGATTACTGGTCCAAGAATTGAGGAGGCCATGTATCGCACTCTTAGGTGGATTGATAGATGTGTAGCAG CTCATAAAAGACCAAACGAGCAGAATTTGTTTGGAATAGTGCAAGGCGGTTTAGATCCTGTTCTAAG AGATATTTGTGTCAGAGGCTTGGTGGAGCGGAATTTACCAGG CTATGCTATTGGTGGTCTTTCAGGCGGTGAGGACAAAGATTCGTTTTGGCGTGTTGTTGCTCAGTGCACTGCTGCATTGCCCGAAGATAAACCGCGATACGTTATG GGTGTCGGTTATCCCCTCGATATTGTTGTCTGCAGTGCACTGGGGGCTGACATGTACGACTGTGTTTATCCTACTCGTACTGCTCGCTTTGGCACAGCTCTTGTACCTGAG GGGGTTCTAAAGCTGAAGCATCAAGCCATGGCCGACGATACTCGGCCTATAGATCCTTCATGTAGTTGCATG GTCTGTAAGAATTTCTCCCGGGCTTACATCCATTGCTTGGTTACGAAAGATGCCATGGGATCTCAGCTTTTATCATACCACAATTTGTATTACATGATGAAG CTTAGCCGGGATCTGCACTCATCCATTGTCCACGAAAAGTTCCCAGA ATTTGTATGCAAGTTTCTGCAGAAAATGGTACTCGGAAAAAAATTTAGTCCCCTTCCTCGCTCTCTCCCTATTGTTTTTGTTGCTTATGAATTTGTAGTCTCTCGCCAAATAAACTTGTGTTTCTTTCTGTACTCTGCAGTTTCCCAAGGGCGATGTTCCAGAATGGGTCTGCAATGCGATGGAAGTTGCCGGGATTGA
- the LOC116202584 gene encoding blue copper protein-like has translation MDINGNALIWGTIALAAGLITTSMAATTYTVGDSVGWTFGVDYSTWASSKSFAVGDTLVFNYGSGMHTVDEVRKSDYSTCTTGNSITTDSSGTTSILLRTTGTHYFICGVAGHCSGGMKLAITVAAAGSTVITPPSSPATTNSPPLTASNSNCTSTTNPGILPNTYYYPYNWSLGTRVRIPCDLFFTSIIAFAGVVL, from the coding sequence ATGGATATCAATGGTAATGCCTTGATATGGGGAACGATTGCGCTAGCGGCAGGTCTGATTACGACAAGCATGGCAGCAACGACATACACAGTCGGGGACTCAGTTGGGTGGACGTTTGGTGTGGATTATAGCACATGGGCCAGCAGCAAGTCCTTTGCCGTGGGCGATACCCTAGTGTTCAACTATGGATCAGGTATGCACACAGTggacgaagtccggaaaagcGACTACAGCACCTGCACCACCGGAAACTCGATCACCACCGACAGCAGCGGGACTACCAGCATCCTTCTCAGGACCACCGGTACTCACTACTTCATCTGTGGGGTGGCTGGCCACTGTTCAGGCGGTATGAAgcttgctatcactgtggcAGCTGCCGGCTCAACCGTCATCACGCCACCCTCAAGCCCCGCCACCACCAACTCACCTCCTTTGACCGCAAGTAACAGTAACTGCACAAGTACTACAAACCCAGGAATATTACCTAACACTTACTATTATCCTTATAACTGGTCCTTGGGGACTAGAGTTCGTATTCCATGTGATTTGTTCTTCACTTCCATAATAGCATTTGCCGGTGTTGTCTTGTGA
- the LOC116202583 gene encoding uncharacterized protein LOC116202583, protein MTAVKAIPGSFFCLTTNPRNRSFAQTSQGIALVTNYSYKHRDHHFHGDRRNSRSLRTSRCFLLDVVTRSSVDPAGHLPSGCSPGSWKLWILGVVISVVLPFWKSKWGPLLKLKNEVETVVKVAENVTDVVEKVAEGVEKVAEDVAEMLPEGGKLRNAVELVEHVAEETAKDAHLVEGLIDKVEEVEKEVENGVESLFEPAANRAVAVVDVVPDEPAQEANEQATKEVDEPASPV, encoded by the exons ATGACGGCAGTAAAGGCAATCCCTGGCAGTTTTTTTTGCCTAACAACGAATCCAAGGAACCGAAGCTTTGCTCAAACTTCTCAGGGTATTGCTTTGGTGACAAACTACTCATATAAACATCGCGATCATCACTTTCATGGAGACCGGAGAAATTCGAGATCTTTAAGAACGAGCCGCTGCTTTCTATT GGATGTGGTCACACGGAGTAGCGTTGACCCAGCTGGGCATCTTCCTTCTGGTTGTTCTCCGGGTTCTTG GAAGTTGTGGATTTTGGGAGTGGTGATATCAGTGGTTCTGCCTTTCTGGAAGAGCAAATGGGGGCCTCTCctgaaattgaaaa ATGAAGTGGAGACGGTGGTCAAGGTGGCAGAGAACGTGACAGATGTCGTGGAAAAGGTAGCCGAGGGTGTGGAGAAGGTGGCAGAGGACGTGGCCGAGATGCTCCCGGAGGGCGGAAAGCTAAGGAACGCGGTGGAACTTGTTGAGCATGTGGCGGAAGAAACGGCCAAGGACGCCCATCTGGTCGAAGGCTTGATTGATAAg GTGGAGGAAGTCGAAAAAGAAGTGGAGAATGGGGTGGAGTCTCTCTTTGAACCGGCAGCAAACCGGGCAGTAGCTGTTGTTGATGTAGTACCAGATGAACCAGCCCAAGAAGCGAATGAACAAGCTACCAAAGAAGTAGACGAACCAGCCAGTCCGGTTTAA